Genomic DNA from Bactrocera tryoni isolate S06 unplaced genomic scaffold, CSIRO_BtryS06_freeze2 scaffold_9, whole genome shotgun sequence:
GCTCAACAAACAGTTTCGCGTTGTGTGTTTGAAGTTTGTAAAGCAACCGAGAAAGTGCTTTGTCCAAAACACATAAGTTTTGCAATGTTTTCAGAGGAGAAAAATGAAGCGAAACGAGCTTTCTACTCAATGTGTGGAATTCCAGGAGTAATTGGAGTGGTGGATGATACTCACATCCAAATGATACGACCGGCAGTAAATGaacatttatatttcaataggAAATTAAAACATAGTATAATTGCTATGGTGGTAAggcaattgttttttaatttgtctttgttttttttttttaatattgtttccAAAACCTAGATATGTGATCATAAGATGATAATAAAAGCCGTTAACGGTCGGTTTGCTGGGGCGTGTCATGATGTTTGGAATTTGTCAAGCGAGCGCCAATATTTACAAACCAACTATGTGAATGGAGAAATAGGAATTCGCATTCCTGGTGAGCATATACACATTCGTTAATTTTACTCGTTGGCTATTATATGCATCAATTATTTTgctaacttaattttttacttacagGCGACTCTGGGTATCCGTTTGAGCCATGACTTTTAACTCCATACAGAAATGCTATTGAAAACTCTGCTGAAAGTTACTACAACTTAAAGTTTTCAAAAGCCAGATTCCTTATCGAACGCATATTTGGAGTATTAAGAGCGCGGTTCCGATGGTGCAAATTTTGAACGTACTTATATTGTGCTCTTCATAATATTTGCACTCTTTTTTAATGTAGAATCACCTGCCAATATAGCAATAGAAGTGGAAGAAGTCGATGCTAGTTATACTGAAACCATAGGAAATGCGAATGAAACCAATATTGCTAAACGTTTAAGggatcaaataaaaaacagcaTGATTACTTTATAAAcatataacaatatttaataaagtaaactttttaatttttcacattttcacatttatttgattaaaattcaCATTAATGATATAAAGCTTTAGTCTCTTGCACATgtgtatacattagggtgggtccattccggacttttttcgattcgggatttctaatatcGATCGGATtacatcttcaaccccaactcaggccttgaaatttcggaaattcgcctaaaatcgtgaaattgtctacctagcgcctgaaatacgcatctcatggcaaaatgactaaagcaaaagttatttgtcacgtcattttctaccgaaatggtataagTGATCATGGCCgcaggacgaaccgttcccgagatacgagcgaaaatgcggcgcgccacagcgcaaggtgaaaattgttg
This window encodes:
- the LOC120782017 gene encoding putative nuclease HARBI1 isoform X2; translated protein: MDSISSELKTPRRSTGIPEIVKLAATLKFLAQGGYQQQIGQDHHKAQQTVSRCVFEVCKATEKVLCPKHISFAMFSEEKNEAKRAFYSMCGIPGVIGVVDDTHIQMIRPAVNEHLYFNRKLKHSIIAMVICDHKMIIKAVNGRFAGACHDVWNLSSERQYLQTNYVNGEIGIRIPGDSGYPFEP
- the LOC120782017 gene encoding putative nuclease HARBI1 isoform X1 — encoded protein: MDSVVLWEENTKDERVERKIIRVKSNVKSLSEKRSTGIPEIVKLAATLKFLAQGGYQQQIGQDHHKAQQTVSRCVFEVCKATEKVLCPKHISFAMFSEEKNEAKRAFYSMCGIPGVIGVVDDTHIQMIRPAVNEHLYFNRKLKHSIIAMVICDHKMIIKAVNGRFAGACHDVWNLSSERQYLQTNYVNGEIGIRIPGDSGYPFEP